Proteins encoded within one genomic window of Bradyrhizobium sp. 186:
- a CDS encoding response regulator gives MAGGLSVFLVEDEALIRMMMADMVEELGHRVVAEADNVQDASAFAMTAQYDLAILDINLMGVYVDPVADLIERRGKPFLFATGYGPELLPSLLRRRPILRKPISLDQLKAMIDSMFPETSGSVPS, from the coding sequence ATGGCAGGCGGACTCTCCGTTTTCCTGGTTGAAGACGAGGCGCTGATCCGGATGATGATGGCCGACATGGTGGAGGAGCTTGGCCACCGCGTCGTCGCCGAAGCGGATAATGTTCAGGACGCCAGCGCCTTTGCGATGACCGCGCAGTATGATCTCGCCATCCTCGACATCAATCTCATGGGTGTCTATGTCGATCCTGTCGCCGACCTGATCGAACGCCGAGGAAAGCCGTTCCTGTTCGCAACGGGCTACGGGCCGGAACTACTGCCGTCCTTGCTCCGGCGCAGACCGATCCTGCGCAAGCCGATCTCCCTCGACCAGCTCAAGGCGATGATCGATTCGATGTTTCCGGAGACGTCCGGCTCCGTTCCAAGCTGA
- a CDS encoding IS1634 family transposase: MFLRRTERKKNGKAHHYWNVVESKRLDDGRVVQRHVLYLGEINSSQAAAWRKAIEVFDEDAGRPRTLALFPEDRCDAVAGDASVVQLRLSEMQLRRPRQWGACWLAGQLWQELQLDRFWADRLPPSRKKTRWDQILQVLATYRLIAPGSEWRLHRQWFGNSAMADLLGTDFGLAEEHKLYACHDLLLEHKEALFSHLVGRWRDLFNADFDVLLYDLTSTYFEVNASDLPQGSKRRHGYSRDKRPDCPQVVIALVVTPDGLPLAYEVLPGNTADSKTLRMFLGKIELQYGKARRVWVMDRGVPTEAVLAEMRNSDPPVQYLVGTPKGRLNRLEKHLLQKPWQEAREGVKVKLLAEDGELYVFAQSADRVTKERAMRRRQLKWLWRRLRQIDAMEVTREELLMKLGGARSKAPAAWRLVDIEIDKERPSFTFALNRKKLRTTRRREGRYLLRTNLSDNDPAQLWQYYTQLVAVEEAFRNLKGDLAIRPVFHQDEKRIEAHIFIAFLAYCMQITLTRRLHALAPGLTARSALEKFAAVQMIDVHLPTTDGREILLTRYTHPEPELQLLIDRLKLRLPPQPPPRITTAAVTQANRRSEDLLT, encoded by the coding sequence ATGTTCCTGCGACGCACCGAGCGAAAGAAGAACGGCAAGGCGCACCATTACTGGAACGTCGTCGAGAGCAAGCGGCTCGACGACGGACGCGTGGTACAGCGGCATGTGCTGTATCTCGGCGAGATCAACTCTTCGCAGGCGGCGGCCTGGCGCAAGGCGATCGAGGTGTTCGACGAGGATGCCGGCCGCCCGCGGACACTGGCGCTATTCCCGGAGGATCGATGCGATGCGGTCGCAGGCGATGCGTCTGTCGTTCAGCTTCGCCTGTCCGAGATGCAGCTTCGTCGCCCACGCCAATGGGGCGCGTGCTGGCTGGCCGGGCAGTTGTGGCAGGAACTTCAGCTTGATCGGTTCTGGGCCGATCGGTTGCCCCCGAGCCGCAAGAAGACGAGGTGGGATCAAATCCTGCAAGTGCTCGCGACCTATCGGCTGATCGCGCCGGGCAGCGAATGGCGGCTACATCGGCAATGGTTCGGCAACAGCGCGATGGCCGATCTCTTGGGGACTGACTTCGGCCTGGCTGAAGAGCACAAGCTCTATGCCTGCCATGACCTGTTGCTCGAGCATAAGGAGGCGCTGTTCTCGCATCTGGTCGGGCGTTGGCGCGATCTGTTCAACGCCGACTTCGACGTGCTGCTGTACGATCTGACCAGCACCTACTTCGAGGTCAACGCCTCGGACTTGCCGCAAGGCAGCAAGCGCCGCCACGGCTACAGCCGCGACAAGCGGCCGGACTGCCCGCAAGTCGTGATCGCGCTGGTGGTGACGCCGGACGGCTTGCCGCTGGCTTACGAGGTGCTGCCCGGCAACACCGCCGACAGCAAGACGCTGCGGATGTTCCTGGGCAAGATCGAACTGCAATATGGCAAGGCGCGGCGGGTCTGGGTGATGGATCGCGGCGTGCCGACCGAGGCGGTGCTGGCCGAGATGCGCAACAGCGATCCGCCGGTGCAGTATCTGGTGGGAACGCCGAAGGGACGCCTGAACCGGCTGGAGAAGCACCTGCTGCAAAAGCCATGGCAGGAGGCGCGGGAGGGCGTGAAGGTGAAGCTGTTGGCCGAGGACGGCGAGCTTTATGTCTTCGCGCAAAGCGCCGATCGGGTCACCAAGGAACGCGCGATGCGGCGGCGGCAGTTGAAGTGGCTGTGGAGGCGGCTCCGGCAAATCGACGCGATGGAGGTCACGCGCGAAGAGCTGCTGATGAAACTCGGCGGCGCGCGTTCGAAGGCGCCGGCCGCCTGGCGTCTGGTTGATATCGAGATCGACAAGGAGCGCCCGAGCTTCACCTTCGCGCTCAATCGCAAGAAGCTGCGAACGACACGGCGGCGCGAAGGCCGCTACCTGCTGCGCACCAATCTCAGCGACAACGATCCCGCCCAACTATGGCAATACTACACCCAGCTCGTCGCCGTCGAAGAGGCCTTCCGCAATCTCAAAGGCGACCTGGCGATCCGTCCGGTCTTCCATCAGGACGAGAAGCGGATCGAAGCCCACATCTTCATCGCCTTCCTGGCCTACTGCATGCAGATCACGCTGACCCGTCGCCTTCATGCGCTGGCGCCCGGGCTGACCGCGCGCAGCGCGCTCGAAAAGTTCGCCGCCGTCCAGATGATCGACGTCCATCTGCCGACCACCGACGGGCGCGAGATCCTGCTCACTCGCTATACCCACCCAGAACCCGAACTGCAGCTCTTGATCGACCGGCTGAAACTCCGCCTGCCACCGCAGCCGCCGCCCAGGATCACCACAGCCGCCGTCACCCAAGCCAACCGCCGTAGTGAAGACCTTTTGACATAA
- a CDS encoding NAD(+) synthase, producing the protein MSFHSIYAHGFARVAACVTTSHVADPSANAKEVLVAAKDCHKQSAAVAVFPELCLSGYAIEDLVKQDPLLDAVERGLAAIVEASATLMTVLIVGAPLRHGARIYNCAVVIHRGSILGVVPKTYLPTYREFYEGRHFASGAGIVGEAIAIGALRAPFGVDLLFAAEDVPGLTIGVEICEDMWIPVTPASELALAGASVLINLSGSPITIGRARSRALLCQSTSTRCLAAYVYSAAGAGESTTDLAWDGQTSIYENGVLLAEGERFRQRGQITLADVDLDLLRQERALMGTFDDNRRQREGFFRNVAFAVKPPAADIGFLRKIERFPFVPSDESLLEQDCYEAYNIQVAGLVQRLRATGTKRVVIGVSGGLDSTHALIVAAKAVDLLGLPRENILAYTMPGFATGSESKTNAFALMKSLQTTWQELDIRTTATQMLKDIGHPFGKGDKVYDITFENVQAGLRTDYLFRLANHHGGIVIGTGDLSELALGWCTYGVGDQMAHYNVNAGVPKTLIQHLIRWVIASKQFSDDVNRTLASILSAEISPELVPVKPGEKPQSTEASIGPYELQDFNLFYTLRFGMRPSKIAFMALQAWKDVAKGEWPPAFPSDRRKAYDLPEIRRWLEVFLRRFFAFSQFKRSAMPNGPKVSAGGSLSPRGDWRAPSDSSAAAWLEDLERNVPV; encoded by the coding sequence ATGAGTTTTCACTCGATCTATGCCCACGGATTTGCGCGCGTGGCGGCCTGCGTCACCACCTCCCATGTGGCCGATCCCTCGGCCAATGCGAAGGAGGTTCTGGTGGCCGCGAAGGACTGCCACAAGCAGTCGGCAGCGGTTGCCGTGTTTCCCGAGCTGTGCCTGTCCGGCTACGCGATCGAAGACCTCGTGAAGCAGGATCCGCTGCTCGACGCGGTCGAGCGCGGGCTTGCCGCGATCGTCGAGGCCTCCGCGACGCTGATGACCGTGCTCATCGTCGGCGCGCCGCTGCGCCATGGGGCCCGCATCTACAATTGCGCCGTCGTCATTCACCGCGGCAGCATCTTGGGCGTCGTGCCCAAGACCTACCTGCCGACCTATCGCGAGTTCTACGAGGGACGGCATTTCGCATCAGGCGCCGGGATCGTCGGAGAGGCCATCGCGATCGGTGCGTTGCGCGCACCATTCGGCGTCGATCTCCTGTTTGCGGCAGAGGACGTCCCGGGCCTGACCATCGGCGTCGAGATCTGCGAGGACATGTGGATCCCGGTGACGCCGGCCTCGGAGCTCGCGCTGGCGGGCGCGAGTGTGCTGATCAACCTCTCGGGCAGCCCGATCACGATCGGCCGGGCACGCTCGCGCGCGCTGCTGTGCCAATCGACGTCGACGCGCTGCCTCGCGGCTTACGTCTATTCCGCGGCTGGAGCAGGGGAATCGACCACCGATCTTGCCTGGGACGGCCAGACCTCGATCTACGAAAACGGTGTGCTGCTGGCCGAGGGCGAACGGTTCCGGCAGCGCGGCCAGATCACGCTCGCCGACGTCGATCTCGATCTGCTGCGGCAGGAACGCGCGCTGATGGGAACGTTCGACGACAACCGTCGCCAGCGAGAGGGCTTCTTCCGCAACGTCGCCTTCGCCGTGAAGCCGCCGGCCGCCGACATCGGGTTCCTGCGCAAGATCGAACGTTTTCCGTTCGTGCCGAGCGACGAAAGCCTGCTCGAGCAGGATTGCTACGAAGCCTACAATATCCAGGTCGCCGGCCTAGTGCAGCGCCTGCGTGCCACCGGCACCAAGCGCGTCGTGATCGGCGTATCGGGCGGGCTCGATTCCACCCATGCGCTGATCGTCGCCGCCAAGGCGGTCGACCTGCTCGGCCTGCCGCGCGAAAATATCCTTGCCTACACCATGCCGGGCTTTGCCACTGGCAGCGAGAGCAAGACCAATGCGTTCGCGCTGATGAAGTCGTTGCAGACGACCTGGCAGGAACTCGATATCCGCACCACGGCCACGCAGATGCTGAAGGACATCGGTCATCCCTTCGGCAAGGGCGATAAGGTCTACGACATTACCTTCGAGAACGTACAGGCGGGCCTCCGTACGGATTACCTGTTCCGGCTCGCCAATCATCATGGCGGCATCGTCATCGGAACCGGCGATCTCTCGGAGCTGGCGCTCGGCTGGTGCACGTATGGCGTCGGCGACCAGATGGCGCACTACAATGTCAACGCCGGCGTGCCGAAGACGCTGATCCAGCATCTGATCCGCTGGGTGATCGCCTCGAAGCAGTTCAGCGACGACGTCAACAGGACGCTTGCGTCGATCCTGTCGGCCGAAATCTCGCCCGAGTTGGTCCCGGTCAAGCCCGGTGAGAAGCCGCAGAGTACGGAAGCTTCGATCGGGCCCTACGAACTCCAGGATTTCAACCTGTTCTACACCCTGCGGTTCGGCATGCGACCATCGAAGATCGCCTTTATGGCGCTCCAGGCCTGGAAGGACGTCGCCAAGGGTGAATGGCCGCCAGCGTTTCCGAGCGACCGCCGCAAGGCCTACGATCTTCCTGAGATCCGCCGCTGGCTGGAGGTGTTCCTGCGCCGCTTCTTTGCTTTCAGCCAGTTCAAGCGCTCGGCGATGCCGAACGGGCCGAAGGTTTCGGCCGGCGGCTCGTTGTCGCCGCGCGGCGACTGGCGCGCGCCGTCCGATTCGAGCGCAGCGGCATGGCTCGAGGATCTGGAACGGAACGTGCCGGTTTGA
- a CDS encoding alpha/beta fold hydrolase translates to MVEKTGKQPSGPGHVPDDPMLWPFAAARLAMDACFWWLERGPAEQNHSSLPWTTPNTVALELATMRLRDCSRTRSGQPALVCAPYALHRALIADFAPGHSVVQSLQNGGIDRVYLTDWRSASPDMRYLSIDSYLADLNVAVDEIGAPVDLVGLCQGGWLSLLYAARFPTKVRRLVLVGAPVDLSIDSSLSRLAKGAPELVYDQLVARGGGNVSGEEMLRFWSKAPSHDDIAAALQKGFSGDEGAALLERFDRWNAETLNLPGSYYLQIVSWIFRENRIATGHFTALGRDIHLKDVKAPVFLLAGLDDDVVPAAQALATASLLGTPPAFVAAATEPSNHLGLFMGARTHAHAWPRIAEWLRDDLTGVLARSA, encoded by the coding sequence GTGGTGGAGAAAACCGGCAAGCAGCCAAGCGGACCGGGGCATGTCCCGGATGACCCGATGCTATGGCCGTTTGCGGCGGCGCGTCTGGCCATGGACGCCTGCTTCTGGTGGCTGGAACGCGGCCCGGCGGAGCAGAACCACAGCAGCCTGCCATGGACGACGCCCAATACCGTTGCACTCGAGCTTGCGACCATGCGCCTGCGCGATTGCTCGCGGACCCGGTCCGGACAGCCAGCCCTGGTCTGCGCGCCCTATGCGCTGCACCGTGCCCTGATCGCCGACTTCGCACCTGGCCACAGCGTGGTGCAGTCGCTGCAAAATGGCGGCATCGACCGGGTCTATCTCACCGATTGGCGCTCGGCCTCGCCGGACATGCGCTATCTCTCGATCGACAGCTATCTCGCTGATCTCAACGTTGCCGTCGACGAGATCGGCGCGCCGGTGGACCTCGTCGGCCTGTGCCAGGGTGGCTGGTTGTCGCTGCTCTACGCAGCGCGCTTTCCCACCAAGGTACGGCGCCTGGTCCTGGTCGGCGCGCCCGTCGATCTCTCGATCGACTCGTCGCTGTCGCGGCTCGCCAAAGGGGCGCCGGAACTGGTTTACGACCAGCTCGTCGCGCGTGGTGGCGGCAATGTCAGCGGCGAGGAGATGCTGCGCTTCTGGTCGAAGGCGCCGAGCCACGATGATATCGCGGCGGCCCTGCAAAAAGGCTTCTCCGGTGATGAGGGCGCGGCACTGCTCGAGCGCTTCGATCGCTGGAATGCGGAGACGCTCAATCTCCCCGGCAGCTATTATCTCCAGATCGTCAGCTGGATTTTTCGGGAGAACCGGATCGCCACCGGCCATTTCACAGCACTCGGCCGCGATATCCATCTGAAGGACGTCAAGGCCCCGGTTTTCCTACTGGCCGGGCTCGACGACGACGTCGTGCCGGCAGCGCAGGCGCTCGCCACCGCCAGTCTGCTCGGCACGCCGCCGGCCTTCGTTGCGGCGGCCACCGAGCCCAGCAATCATCTCGGCCTGTTCATGGGCGCGCGGACCCATGCGCATGCATGGCCTCGTATCGCCGAGTGGCTGCGCGACGATCTGACCGGCGTGCTGGCGCGCAGCGCCTGA
- the glk gene encoding glucokinase has product MSVGNTAKILLADIGGTNARFALSHGELSNGDEIGPIDYVKVADFPTVREAITDVLRRSGEQPKRAVLAVAGPVTNNRCVMTNSPWVIDGNELQPALGFDSVHVLNDFEVVAWSLPALQPADLISLGGQDGLAGEPLLVVGPGTGFGVSCLVERHGARLAVVTEAGHATLPAENEREERVIASLRRRLGHVSIERGALSGSGLQSLYEALAEVDGIQAPQRDAAAITKAALDGSCQLSRATLEMFCAILGSVAGNLAVTFGARGGVYIAGGIVPRFPEFLAGSVFRARFEAKGRFQDYLRNIPTRLVTKPDASFVGLKMFAKHNPD; this is encoded by the coding sequence ATGAGTGTCGGCAACACAGCAAAAATTCTTCTCGCCGATATCGGCGGTACCAATGCGCGCTTTGCGCTGAGTCACGGCGAGCTGAGCAACGGCGACGAAATCGGGCCGATCGACTATGTCAAGGTCGCCGACTTCCCCACAGTCCGAGAAGCCATCACCGATGTGCTCCGACGGTCGGGCGAGCAGCCCAAAAGGGCCGTGCTGGCCGTCGCAGGCCCCGTGACCAACAACCGCTGCGTCATGACCAACAGTCCGTGGGTCATCGACGGTAACGAGCTCCAGCCCGCCCTCGGATTCGACAGCGTACACGTGCTCAACGATTTCGAGGTGGTGGCATGGTCCCTGCCCGCCTTGCAGCCTGCCGATCTGATCTCGCTCGGTGGACAAGACGGCCTGGCCGGAGAGCCGTTGCTGGTGGTCGGACCCGGGACCGGTTTTGGCGTCTCCTGCCTGGTCGAGCGGCATGGCGCCCGGCTGGCGGTCGTGACCGAGGCCGGCCATGCCACACTGCCGGCGGAGAACGAGCGCGAGGAGCGCGTGATCGCCTCCTTGCGCCGGCGCCTCGGCCATGTCTCGATCGAGCGCGGCGCGCTGTCCGGTTCGGGCCTGCAAAGCCTCTATGAGGCGCTGGCCGAGGTCGACGGCATCCAGGCGCCGCAGCGCGACGCTGCCGCCATCACCAAGGCGGCCCTTGATGGCAGCTGCCAGCTCAGCCGCGCGACGCTGGAGATGTTCTGCGCCATCCTCGGCTCCGTAGCAGGCAATCTCGCGGTGACCTTTGGCGCGCGGGGCGGCGTCTATATCGCCGGCGGGATCGTGCCGCGCTTCCCGGAATTCCTTGCAGGCTCCGTGTTCCGGGCGCGCTTCGAGGCCAAGGGACGCTTCCAGGACTATCTCCGCAACATCCCGACCAGGCTGGTCACGAAGCCGGATGCGAGCTTTGTCGGGCTAAAGATGTTTGCGAAGCACAACCCGGATTGA
- the pncA gene encoding bifunctional nicotinamidase/pyrazinamidase, which translates to MGSAMKISDRDVLLVIDVQNDFCTGGALAVPGGEKVVPAVNRIAQKFTNVVLTQDWHPHDHVSFASNHAGRQPFQTIELDYGTQVLWPAHCVQGTSGAEFHRELDVTRASLVVRKGFRRGIDSYSALFENDQRTPTGLLGYLRERELQTVFVAGLALDFCVRFSAEDARKAGFEVAVVEDACRGIDLDGSVAATHQSFRERGISVVGLEAFL; encoded by the coding sequence ATGGGATCTGCGATGAAGATTTCCGACCGCGACGTGCTGCTGGTGATCGACGTGCAGAACGACTTCTGCACAGGCGGAGCGCTGGCCGTTCCCGGCGGCGAGAAAGTCGTTCCCGCCGTCAACCGCATCGCCCAAAAATTCACCAATGTGGTGCTGACCCAGGACTGGCATCCGCATGACCACGTCTCCTTTGCGTCGAACCATGCGGGCAGGCAGCCGTTTCAGACGATCGAGCTCGACTACGGCACCCAGGTGCTCTGGCCAGCGCACTGCGTACAAGGCACGAGCGGCGCCGAATTCCACCGGGAGCTGGATGTCACCCGGGCAAGCCTTGTGGTGCGCAAGGGATTCCGTCGCGGCATCGATTCCTATTCGGCGCTGTTCGAGAACGACCAGAGGACGCCGACCGGCCTGCTCGGATATTTGCGCGAACGCGAGCTGCAGACTGTCTTCGTCGCCGGTCTCGCGCTCGACTTCTGTGTCCGCTTTTCGGCGGAGGATGCCCGCAAGGCGGGATTCGAGGTCGCCGTTGTCGAGGACGCGTGCCGCGGCATCGACCTCGACGGCTCCGTAGCCGCGACGCACCAGAGTTTTCGGGAGCGGGGCATTTCGGTCGTCGGCCTCGAGGCATTCCTGTGA